A single region of the Streptomyces sp. NBC_01803 genome encodes:
- a CDS encoding helix-turn-helix domain-containing protein, translating to MANYKVLPTVRRRRLGDQLRRFRNEAKMSVEVAATAMGWDPAKISKIENAKARIRPEDVGMLLEKYGITDPEVATALSRLAADAQKTGWWQTYGDVPAHAYRDYISIEADAESVRTCAPAIIPGLFQNGEYAREIITATAITRTPEEVAALVEIRKARQSILTRPENPLKFWAVIGETALHQRFASRPHLMRNQLSHLLDMTELPNVRIQVIPSVSAPTSAMLGPFTLFQFPAPWPTVVSTENLRGTHFVEDPAEVQIFEDAFDRVVVAALPVDESREAIKKIMEGADT from the coding sequence ATGGCCAACTACAAAGTCCTTCCAACCGTGCGAAGGCGGCGATTGGGCGACCAACTTCGCCGCTTCAGGAACGAAGCGAAGATGAGCGTGGAGGTCGCCGCGACGGCCATGGGCTGGGACCCGGCCAAGATCTCCAAGATCGAGAACGCCAAGGCGCGCATCCGTCCCGAGGACGTCGGGATGCTGCTGGAGAAGTACGGGATCACCGATCCCGAGGTGGCCACGGCCCTGAGCCGATTGGCGGCGGACGCGCAGAAGACCGGCTGGTGGCAGACGTACGGAGACGTTCCCGCCCATGCATACCGGGACTACATCAGCATCGAGGCCGACGCCGAGAGCGTGCGGACCTGTGCCCCAGCGATCATCCCGGGCCTGTTCCAGAACGGCGAGTACGCCCGGGAGATCATCACGGCCACGGCGATCACCAGGACACCGGAGGAGGTCGCCGCGCTGGTCGAGATCCGCAAGGCCAGGCAGTCGATTCTCACCCGACCGGAGAACCCGCTGAAGTTCTGGGCTGTCATCGGCGAGACGGCCCTGCACCAGCGGTTCGCCTCGCGTCCGCACCTGATGCGCAACCAGTTGTCGCACTTGCTGGACATGACCGAACTGCCGAACGTACGGATCCAGGTGATCCCCAGCGTGTCCGCCCCCACGTCGGCGATGCTCGGGCCCTTCACCCTCTTCCAGTTCCCCGCGCCGTGGCCGACCGTCGTCAGCACGGAGAACCTGCGGGGCACGCACTTCGTGGAGGATCCCGCCGAGGTGCAAATCTTCGAGGACGCGTTCGACCGCGTCGTCGTCGCAGCGCTCCCCGTGGACGAGTCCCGAGAGGCCATCAAGAAGATCATGGAAGGGGCAGACACGTGA
- a CDS encoding lanthionine synthetase C family protein: MRPNPEALDAADTIAVALTDPRTAWAAAPPGGRAWPQSLAGGAAGVALLHIERAQSGRGDWATAHAWLSSAAAGNLTAAANAGLYMGAPALAFVLNAAAGSSARYQRALEKLDAATITVTRRRLADAHARIDQGDRPTMKEFDLIRGLAGLGAYHLARHPHHEVTHDVLAYLVRLTEPLSGDGLPPWWTDLSPNGKPHPDFPGGHGNFGLSHGIGSVLALLSLALLRGLAVTGAGDAAERICAWTDQWRQYDDAGPWWPGFVTLDQVQQRRVDPSLRPRPSWCYGIAGTARAQQLAGMALGHTARQRAAETALLTTLRDPAQLDLLPEIGLCHGKAGLLQAAWRMAADARTPGIAAEIPRLAARLTGPITQPLTDPELLDGAAGAALALHTLGTGTAPTTGWDAILLLA, from the coding sequence ATGAGACCGAACCCGGAGGCGCTGGACGCGGCCGATACGATCGCCGTCGCACTGACCGACCCGCGCACCGCCTGGGCTGCGGCGCCGCCCGGCGGCCGGGCGTGGCCACAGTCTCTGGCCGGTGGCGCGGCGGGCGTCGCCCTGCTGCACATCGAGCGCGCCCAATCCGGCCGCGGTGACTGGGCCACGGCGCACGCCTGGCTGTCCTCGGCCGCCGCCGGCAACCTGACCGCCGCGGCCAACGCGGGCCTGTACATGGGAGCCCCTGCCCTGGCATTCGTCCTGAACGCCGCCGCCGGCTCCTCCGCCCGATACCAGCGCGCGCTGGAGAAACTGGACGCCGCCACCATCACGGTCACCCGGCGCCGCCTCGCCGACGCCCACGCCCGCATCGACCAAGGCGACCGCCCCACCATGAAAGAGTTCGACCTGATCCGCGGCCTGGCCGGGCTCGGCGCCTACCATCTGGCCCGCCATCCGCACCACGAGGTCACCCACGACGTACTGGCCTACCTGGTGCGCCTGACCGAGCCGCTCTCCGGTGATGGCCTCCCGCCGTGGTGGACGGATCTGTCACCCAACGGCAAGCCACACCCCGACTTCCCCGGCGGGCACGGGAACTTCGGCCTGTCCCACGGCATCGGCTCCGTCCTCGCCCTGCTGTCCCTCGCCCTCCTGCGGGGCCTCGCCGTCACCGGCGCGGGGGACGCGGCCGAGCGCATCTGCGCCTGGACCGACCAGTGGCGCCAGTACGACGACGCAGGGCCCTGGTGGCCGGGCTTCGTCACCCTCGACCAAGTCCAGCAACGGCGGGTCGATCCGAGCCTGCGGCCACGTCCCTCATGGTGTTACGGCATCGCCGGCACCGCCCGCGCCCAGCAACTCGCAGGCATGGCCCTGGGCCACACCGCCCGTCAGCGGGCCGCGGAGACCGCGCTGCTCACCACCCTGCGCGACCCGGCCCAGCTTGACCTCCTGCCCGAAATCGGGCTCTGCCACGGCAAGGCCGGGCTGCTCCAAGCGGCCTGGCGCATGGCCGCCGACGCCCGCACTCCCGGCATCGCCGCGGAGATCCCCCGCCTCGCCGCCCGGCTCACCGGCCCGATCACCCAGCCCCTGACCGACCCCGAACTCCTCGACGGCGCCGCCGGCGCCGCACTCGCGCTGCACACCCTCGGCACCGGCACCGCCCCCACCACGGGCTGGGACGCCATCCTCCTCCTGGCATAA
- a CDS encoding DUF397 domain-containing protein, with protein MTDKSELYSIDLSSAPWRKSPFSDGGEGCVEMTDLPGGGVAIRDSKNPTRPALCYTAEEWEAFRKGVISGAL; from the coding sequence GTGACCGACAAGTCCGAGCTGTACTCGATCGACCTGAGCAGTGCCCCCTGGCGCAAGTCGCCTTTCAGCGACGGGGGCGAGGGCTGCGTGGAGATGACCGACCTCCCCGGCGGAGGCGTCGCTATACGGGACTCCAAGAACCCCACACGGCCGGCGTTGTGCTACACCGCAGAGGAGTGGGAGGCCTTTCGCAAGGGTGTGATCAGCGGCGCGCTGTAA
- the fxlM gene encoding methyltransferase, FxLD system → MINTSADNTTASRTDDEAAVLRAAMVKELRNLDAITSEPVAAAFTAVSRHMFAIDEPLEKVYDADRALVIKRDQDGTALSSLSAAHIQAVMLEQAGIEPGMRVLEVGSGGFNAALIAELVGQDGTVVSVDIDAEIVGRARTCLDAAGYGQVEVVLADADAGVDTHAPYDRIVVTAGAWDIPSAWREQLSERGRIVVPLRMRGLTRSIAFDQDGEGLLVSDSYRLCGFVPMQGAGAYTERLVRVDEGIALRVDDQQQNFDIEALAAAVRTPQLELWSGAAFDLPDELELFLTASTPEMVMLHGSQEVVDQGLLALSVTRGVPALVDGGSIAYRTKRPNAATGGFESGVLAHGPDAQAVAERYADLLRRWASDHRRRGAALLRYLPMPAGTAEPAPGVIAKRLGAVEISWL, encoded by the coding sequence GTGATCAACACGTCTGCCGACAACACCACCGCATCGAGGACGGACGACGAAGCAGCCGTGTTGCGGGCTGCCATGGTGAAGGAACTCCGCAACCTGGACGCGATCACATCCGAGCCCGTGGCCGCTGCCTTCACGGCTGTGTCGCGGCACATGTTCGCCATCGACGAGCCGCTGGAGAAGGTGTACGACGCGGACCGCGCGCTGGTGATCAAGCGTGACCAGGACGGCACGGCTCTTAGTTCCCTGTCGGCCGCTCACATCCAGGCGGTGATGCTGGAACAGGCCGGGATCGAGCCGGGCATGCGGGTGCTCGAAGTGGGCTCAGGGGGCTTCAACGCGGCTCTCATCGCGGAACTCGTAGGCCAGGACGGGACGGTGGTCTCCGTTGACATCGACGCGGAGATCGTCGGGCGCGCCCGCACCTGCCTGGACGCGGCCGGCTACGGCCAGGTCGAGGTGGTGCTGGCCGATGCCGACGCGGGTGTGGACACGCACGCGCCCTATGACCGGATCGTGGTCACGGCAGGAGCGTGGGACATCCCCTCGGCATGGCGGGAACAGTTGTCCGAGCGCGGCAGGATCGTCGTCCCGCTGCGCATGAGGGGGCTCACCCGCTCCATCGCCTTCGACCAGGACGGTGAGGGGCTGCTGGTCAGCGACAGCTACCGCCTGTGCGGTTTCGTGCCCATGCAGGGAGCCGGCGCCTACACCGAGCGGCTGGTCCGGGTCGATGAGGGCATCGCGCTGCGAGTCGACGACCAGCAGCAAAACTTCGACATCGAGGCCCTGGCAGCCGCCGTGCGGACGCCGCAGCTGGAGCTGTGGTCTGGAGCGGCGTTCGACCTGCCCGACGAGCTGGAGCTGTTCCTGACGGCCAGTACGCCCGAGATGGTGATGCTGCACGGCAGCCAGGAGGTCGTCGATCAGGGCCTCCTCGCTCTGTCGGTGACTCGCGGCGTGCCCGCGCTGGTCGACGGCGGCAGCATCGCGTACCGGACCAAGCGGCCCAACGCGGCGACCGGCGGGTTCGAGAGCGGCGTTCTCGCTCACGGCCCCGACGCGCAAGCGGTAGCGGAGCGGTACGCCGATTTGCTGCGCCGGTGGGCGTCCGATCACCGGCGGCGCGGTGCAGCCCTCCTCCGGTACCTGCCGATGCCCGCCGGCACAGCTGAACCGGCCCCAGGAGTTATCGCCAAGCGGCTTGGCGCCGTCGAGATCTCCTGGCTCTAG
- a CDS encoding lantibiotic dehydratase: MYQFLDAAMVRAVAWPPGHPIPSWPDLVGEADAAESWRPWLEQALRIPGFAAALEQATPVLARRVRDICAGRELPENAVRKAVMAVMRYVLRASGRATPFGLFAGVAPVEVAETTAVRLGTRHRAIAGPTAEWLTAVIERLEAEPALQPHLTVQAHALVVKRDGHLVLEHRSSGPSGGAPAHVRVRASTPVASAMDAARSPILLADLAGKLASEFPGVPADVIARLLAGLVDQRFLVTSLRPPMTTADPLGHLLATLPAQTVSAVAETGNQLREIADGMARHNTAPTSDLAHTERGRLTAAMRNLAPVSGPALTVDLRLEGGVTVPRLVAEEAARAANVLTKLAGRPALSAAWVTWHSRFLERYGPRALVPLLDAVDGDIGLGYPAGFLGAPPAPSGRTPTERDIKLLNLAQNAALRRQHEIALDETTVSDLATPVPDARVQPTTELTVRVHATSPRALDTGDFTLAIVGVSRTAGTTVGRFLNLLDAGDWERMAKTFATAPGTNEGALTVQISAPPLYASAENVARTPRVMPTLLALGECRDHGDEPGIRLEDIAVTADVDRLYLLSVSRRRPLEFVTLNAVEPTRYTHPLVRFLTEATVALSIPCTPFDWGAAAGLPFLPALRHGRTILSPARWRLMATDLASDDAEWAEWDESLAAWRNQVAAPSTVYVGDGDQRIRLNLAESSHRALLRAHIQRDGTAMLRAEPAAGAAGWAGGRVHEIVIPMASATKPGPAPQGLDAAQAVARDHGHLPGCGGRFFVKLYGRPDHYGSILTHHLPALLGELSDEVRWWFLPYRDPEDHLRLRLSVPVGAAATATAVIGAWSQRLRRTGLVARVQWDTDFPETARFGGAAAMDSAEAYFAADSQAAVAQIAASAAKGGPDARALTAASMLDLVTGLIGNPAEAMTWLVTHARTTTTPPARALYNQAVTLANPNHQRRLASQPGGEQIVTSWSRRRDALAAYRTALVQAGTADATALLPELLHLHHTRIVGVDLEAERQCLHLARAAALSWTARARGTS, from the coding sequence GTGTATCAGTTCCTCGATGCCGCGATGGTGCGCGCAGTGGCCTGGCCGCCGGGCCACCCCATACCGTCGTGGCCCGACCTGGTCGGCGAGGCAGACGCAGCGGAGTCCTGGCGGCCGTGGCTGGAACAGGCCCTGCGGATACCCGGCTTCGCAGCGGCCTTGGAGCAGGCCACGCCCGTGCTGGCCCGCCGCGTACGAGACATCTGCGCAGGGCGGGAACTCCCCGAGAACGCCGTTCGCAAGGCGGTGATGGCGGTGATGCGCTACGTGCTGCGCGCTTCGGGACGGGCCACCCCCTTCGGCCTGTTCGCCGGGGTAGCCCCGGTGGAGGTCGCCGAGACGACGGCAGTACGCCTCGGTACCCGGCACCGGGCCATCGCGGGGCCGACGGCCGAGTGGCTCACGGCGGTCATCGAACGCCTGGAGGCCGAGCCCGCGCTCCAGCCGCACCTGACGGTCCAGGCCCATGCGCTGGTCGTCAAGCGGGACGGTCATCTGGTGCTGGAACACCGCAGCTCCGGCCCCTCCGGTGGGGCGCCGGCCCATGTCCGGGTCCGCGCCAGCACTCCCGTCGCCTCGGCCATGGACGCGGCGCGCAGCCCCATCCTGCTGGCCGACCTTGCGGGCAAGCTCGCCAGCGAGTTCCCCGGCGTGCCCGCCGACGTTATCGCGCGCCTGCTGGCGGGCCTGGTCGACCAACGTTTCCTGGTCACCAGCTTGCGCCCCCCGATGACGACGGCGGACCCACTCGGACATCTCCTTGCCACCCTGCCCGCCCAGACGGTCTCTGCCGTGGCCGAGACCGGCAATCAGTTGCGCGAGATCGCCGACGGAATGGCACGGCACAACACCGCCCCCACTTCCGATCTCGCACACACCGAGCGTGGGCGGCTCACCGCCGCCATGCGGAACCTCGCCCCTGTCTCCGGGCCCGCGCTCACCGTTGATCTGCGGCTGGAGGGTGGGGTGACAGTCCCGCGCCTGGTCGCGGAGGAGGCCGCGCGGGCGGCGAACGTGCTGACGAAGCTGGCCGGCCGCCCCGCCCTCAGCGCCGCATGGGTGACCTGGCACAGCCGCTTCCTGGAGCGCTACGGCCCACGCGCCCTCGTGCCGCTCCTCGACGCCGTGGACGGCGACATCGGACTTGGCTACCCGGCCGGCTTCCTCGGCGCACCCCCGGCCCCGTCGGGCAGAACGCCGACCGAGCGGGATATCAAGCTGCTCAACCTCGCCCAGAACGCGGCGCTGCGCCGACAGCACGAGATCGCACTCGATGAGACCACGGTCTCCGACCTCGCAACCCCAGTCCCCGATGCGCGCGTCCAGCCGACCACGGAACTGACCGTGCGCGTCCACGCCACCAGCCCCCGTGCCCTGGACACCGGAGACTTCACGCTGGCGATTGTCGGGGTATCGCGCACCGCCGGCACCACCGTCGGCCGTTTTCTGAACCTGCTGGATGCCGGTGACTGGGAGCGCATGGCGAAGACGTTTGCGACCGCGCCCGGCACGAACGAGGGCGCGCTGACCGTACAGATCTCCGCGCCCCCGCTGTATGCGAGCGCCGAGAACGTCGCCCGGACCCCCCGCGTCATGCCCACGCTGCTCGCCCTGGGCGAGTGCCGCGACCACGGCGACGAGCCCGGGATCAGGCTGGAGGACATCGCCGTAACCGCGGACGTGGACCGCCTCTACCTGCTCTCCGTCTCCCGCCGTCGCCCGCTGGAGTTCGTGACGCTCAACGCGGTGGAGCCGACCCGCTACACGCATCCTCTGGTGCGCTTCCTCACCGAAGCCACTGTCGCCCTGAGTATCCCCTGCACTCCCTTCGACTGGGGAGCCGCAGCCGGGCTGCCGTTCCTGCCCGCGCTGCGCCACGGCCGTACGATCCTGTCTCCGGCACGCTGGCGGCTCATGGCCACCGACCTGGCCAGCGACGATGCGGAGTGGGCGGAATGGGACGAGTCCCTGGCAGCATGGCGGAACCAGGTCGCCGCCCCGAGCACGGTCTACGTCGGCGACGGCGATCAGCGCATCCGCCTGAACCTTGCCGAGTCTTCCCACCGGGCCCTCCTGCGTGCGCACATCCAGCGCGACGGCACCGCCATGCTCCGCGCCGAGCCGGCCGCCGGTGCGGCGGGATGGGCAGGCGGGCGCGTCCACGAGATCGTCATCCCCATGGCCTCCGCCACAAAGCCTGGACCGGCCCCGCAGGGGCTGGACGCCGCGCAGGCGGTCGCGCGTGATCATGGCCATCTGCCCGGGTGCGGCGGGCGGTTCTTCGTCAAGCTGTATGGCCGTCCGGATCACTACGGCAGCATTCTCACCCACCATCTGCCCGCTCTGCTGGGTGAGTTAAGCGATGAGGTGCGGTGGTGGTTCCTGCCCTACCGCGACCCCGAGGACCATCTGCGGCTGCGGCTGTCCGTTCCCGTCGGCGCCGCCGCGACCGCTACTGCGGTGATCGGAGCGTGGAGCCAGAGGCTGCGTCGGACCGGTCTGGTCGCCCGGGTGCAGTGGGACACGGACTTCCCCGAGACCGCCCGCTTCGGCGGCGCGGCGGCGATGGACTCCGCCGAGGCGTACTTCGCCGCGGACTCGCAGGCCGCCGTCGCGCAGATCGCGGCGAGCGCGGCGAAGGGCGGCCCCGATGCGCGAGCCCTGACCGCCGCCAGCATGCTCGACCTCGTGACGGGCCTCATCGGCAACCCCGCCGAGGCGATGACGTGGCTGGTCACCCACGCACGGACGACGACCACGCCTCCGGCCCGCGCCCTCTACAACCAAGCCGTCACCCTGGCCAACCCGAATCACCAAAGGCGTCTCGCCAGCCAGCCCGGGGGCGAGCAGATCGTCACGAGCTGGTCGCGGCGCCGGGACGCGCTGGCCGCCTACCGCACCGCTCTCGTTCAGGCGGGGACAGCAGATGCCACCGCTCTGCTGCCCGAACTGCTGCACCTGCACCACACCCGCATCGTCGGAGTCGACCTGGAGGCCGAACGCCAATGCCTGCACCTGGCCCGCGCCGCGGCGCTGAGCTGGACCGCACGAGCGCGGGGAACGTCATGA
- the drmC gene encoding DISARM system phospholipase D-like protein DrmC: MTSLDGPQTAPSLPEVLSGLVASLPETHLAAWIRVLRTIVAPDERTESRLVAAHPGAGLGPRAELLLSSWMATDPQVSGPAVALALEAASNRYELDRTSHRVEIAVSGPVSDAVPIRLTASVAVEVIRAATNTLLVTSYAAFGVREIVSEIGAAADRGVCVDLVLETVRSSGGRLNGNTDGRAAFYELRFHPDVHLWEWANDQRHGPGRWRGSMHAKVIAADRGTALLGSANLTDNAYTDNLEIGAVIHNPTAVASLVDHFTTLMHSADGPLIRLRWASLG, from the coding sequence ATGACCAGCCTCGATGGCCCTCAGACCGCGCCCTCGCTGCCCGAAGTGCTCTCCGGGCTGGTCGCCAGCCTCCCCGAAACCCACCTCGCCGCCTGGATCAGAGTCTTACGCACCATCGTGGCTCCCGATGAGCGGACCGAATCCCGCCTTGTCGCCGCACACCCGGGCGCGGGGCTCGGACCGCGCGCTGAGCTGCTGCTGTCCTCATGGATGGCCACCGATCCGCAGGTGTCCGGTCCGGCGGTAGCCTTGGCCCTCGAAGCCGCCAGCAACCGGTACGAGCTCGACCGCACCTCTCACCGTGTCGAAATCGCGGTCTCCGGCCCCGTGAGTGACGCAGTCCCGATCAGGCTGACCGCATCTGTTGCCGTCGAGGTGATCCGTGCCGCCACCAACACACTTCTGGTTACCAGCTACGCCGCGTTCGGTGTTCGGGAGATCGTCAGCGAGATCGGAGCAGCGGCAGACCGCGGAGTGTGCGTGGATCTGGTCCTGGAGACCGTGCGCTCCTCCGGCGGCAGGCTGAATGGGAACACGGACGGGCGTGCCGCGTTCTACGAACTGCGCTTCCATCCGGACGTGCACCTCTGGGAGTGGGCGAATGACCAGCGGCACGGCCCTGGCCGTTGGCGTGGCAGCATGCACGCCAAAGTCATCGCCGCCGACCGTGGCACCGCTCTACTCGGCAGCGCGAACCTTACTGACAACGCGTACACCGACAACCTGGAGATCGGCGCGGTCATCCACAACCCCACCGCAGTCGCCAGCCTCGTCGACCACTTCACGACGCTGATGCACTCAGCGGACGGTCCCCTGATCCGGCTGCGTTGGGCTTCGCTGGGCTGA
- a CDS encoding thiopeptide-type bacteriocin biosynthesis protein, with translation MDTPWRQLNVAFPHWATAEHTALTHLAPRMAAAETEGLIAAWFFIRKAPCWRIRYQPADDPTKTETQLLREIGRLQQEGHISALTPVIYEPEVHAFGGPQAMATAHRLFHLDSHHFLDHLTQNPGDGHRRELSILLYTAMLRAAGLDWYEQGDVWARVADHRDPPQPPPAHRLRNLQAGLRRIMGADITCLTRESATLTVAATWPQAFTTAGRELADLAMAGRLHRGLRAVLAHHIIFAWNRLGLPHTAQSILATTAKAIVFGPPDANTEQEPREGQTWPPAAR, from the coding sequence ATGGACACACCGTGGCGGCAACTCAACGTCGCTTTCCCCCACTGGGCCACCGCCGAGCACACCGCCCTCACCCACCTCGCCCCGCGCATGGCCGCAGCCGAAACCGAAGGGCTCATCGCTGCCTGGTTCTTCATCCGCAAAGCACCCTGCTGGCGGATCCGCTACCAGCCCGCCGACGACCCCACCAAGACGGAGACGCAGCTCCTGCGCGAGATCGGACGCCTCCAGCAGGAAGGGCACATCAGCGCCCTCACGCCCGTCATCTACGAGCCCGAAGTCCACGCATTCGGCGGGCCACAGGCCATGGCCACCGCACACCGCCTCTTCCATCTCGACAGCCACCACTTCCTGGACCACCTCACCCAGAACCCGGGCGACGGACACCGCCGCGAGCTGTCGATCCTCCTGTACACGGCCATGCTCCGCGCCGCCGGCCTCGACTGGTACGAACAAGGCGACGTATGGGCACGCGTCGCCGACCACCGCGACCCACCCCAACCGCCCCCCGCGCACCGACTCAGGAACCTCCAGGCCGGGCTTCGGCGGATCATGGGCGCGGACATCACCTGCCTCACCCGCGAAAGCGCGACGCTGACCGTCGCCGCCACGTGGCCGCAGGCATTCACCACCGCAGGCCGCGAACTGGCCGATCTCGCCATGGCCGGACGGCTTCACCGGGGGCTGCGCGCCGTCCTGGCTCACCACATCATCTTCGCCTGGAACCGACTCGGACTCCCGCACACCGCCCAATCCATCCTGGCCACCACCGCCAAAGCCATCGTCTTCGGGCCGCCCGACGCCAACACCGAGCAAGAGCCCCGGGAAGGACAGACATGGCCCCCAGCAGCACGGTGA
- a CDS encoding FxLD family lanthipeptide yields the protein MSVVPTDGVATTVAPSATGHEAEDFDGWDLDVSIVESGPEADRLIQMTDDGCGQTCQSACSTTCP from the coding sequence GTGTCTGTTGTCCCCACTGACGGCGTGGCGACCACGGTCGCCCCGTCCGCAACCGGCCATGAGGCGGAGGACTTCGACGGCTGGGACCTGGATGTCTCCATCGTCGAGTCCGGTCCCGAGGCCGACAGGCTCATTCAGATGACCGACGACGGCTGCGGCCAGACCTGCCAGTCCGCCTGCTCGACGACCTGCCCGTAG
- the tyrS gene encoding tyrosine--tRNA ligase codes for MTAIVDELRWRGLIAQSTDEDALRKALADGPVTFYCGFDPTAASLHVGHLVQVLTLRRLQQAGHRPLALVGGATGHIGDPRPTAERTLNDPEVIAEWVTRLRAQIEPYLSFEGDNAATMVNNLDWTAGLSVIEFLRDIGKHFRVNKMLTKDSVAQRLASAQGISYTEFSYQLLQGMDFLQLYRRYGCTLQTGGSDQWGNLTAGLDLIHRLEPNAEVHALATPLMTKADGTKFGKTETGTLWLDPEMTTPYAFYQFWLNTDDRDISRYMRILSFQSREELEELEKVTEERPQARTAQRALAEELTTLVHGAGQCAAVIAASKALFGQGELAALDEATLAAAVAELPNAKVSELGPVTDLFAEVGLVASKSAARRTVKEGGAYVNNVKVTAEDAVPTADELLHGRWLVLRRGKRNLAAIEVTGT; via the coding sequence GTGACGGCCATCGTCGACGAGCTGAGGTGGCGCGGGCTGATCGCCCAGTCCACTGACGAGGACGCATTGCGCAAGGCTCTCGCGGACGGCCCCGTCACGTTCTATTGCGGCTTCGACCCGACCGCGGCGAGCCTGCACGTCGGCCACCTGGTGCAGGTGCTCACCCTCCGTCGGCTCCAGCAGGCCGGGCACCGGCCGTTGGCGCTCGTGGGCGGCGCGACCGGCCACATCGGTGACCCGCGGCCGACTGCCGAGCGCACCCTGAACGACCCGGAGGTCATCGCCGAGTGGGTGACCCGGCTGCGCGCGCAGATCGAGCCGTACCTCTCCTTCGAGGGCGACAACGCGGCGACCATGGTGAACAACCTGGACTGGACAGCGGGCCTGTCCGTGATCGAGTTCCTCCGGGATATCGGCAAGCACTTCCGGGTCAACAAGATGCTCACCAAGGACTCGGTCGCCCAGCGCCTGGCGTCCGCCCAGGGCATCAGCTACACGGAGTTCAGCTACCAGTTGCTTCAGGGCATGGACTTCCTTCAGCTGTACCGGCGGTACGGCTGCACGCTCCAGACGGGCGGTAGCGACCAGTGGGGCAACCTCACGGCCGGACTGGATCTGATCCACCGCCTGGAGCCGAACGCCGAGGTGCACGCGCTCGCGACGCCCCTGATGACGAAGGCGGACGGCACCAAGTTCGGCAAGACGGAGACCGGCACGCTCTGGCTCGACCCGGAGATGACCACGCCGTACGCGTTCTACCAGTTCTGGCTGAACACGGACGACCGGGACATCTCCCGGTACATGCGCATCCTCTCCTTCCAGTCCCGCGAGGAGTTGGAAGAATTGGAGAAGGTGACCGAGGAGCGGCCGCAGGCCCGTACCGCGCAGCGTGCGCTCGCCGAGGAGCTGACCACGCTGGTGCACGGCGCCGGCCAGTGCGCCGCCGTGATCGCCGCGTCGAAGGCGTTGTTCGGGCAGGGTGAGCTCGCCGCACTCGACGAGGCGACGCTGGCCGCCGCCGTTGCCGAGCTGCCGAACGCCAAGGTGAGCGAACTCGGCCCGGTCACTGACCTGTTCGCGGAGGTCGGCCTGGTGGCGAGCAAGTCGGCTGCCCGCCGCACCGTGAAGGAGGGCGGCGCCTACGTGAACAACGTGAAGGTGACCGCCGAGGACGCGGTGCCCACGGCCGACGAGTTGCTGCACGGGCGCTGGCTGGTGCTGCGCAGGGGCAAGAGGAATCTGGCGGCGATCGAGGTCACCGGAACCTGA